The following nucleotide sequence is from Anabaena sphaerica FACHB-251.
CACTCCACCGCTTACCGTGAAAAATTTCTGTACTCAGGTCATTACCGGAAATATATTCTTGACTAATATAAAAGTTATCATCTTGGGGAAAATATGCCAATAATGTAGAAATTCGGGGATGTTTACCCAGCTTTTCCAAAACTATTGCTTCCTTTTCAAAGAGTTTGAGAACACTCTGATTATTTTTGTGAATAGTATGGAGTTGTTTAACCACACATAATGGTTGACTGGGTAGATAATGGTCTTTAGCAAGGTAGGTAACAGCAAAACTCCCCTTGCCTAATTCGCGTATAATTTTCGTAACGTCCTGCTAATAGTGTCACGGTGTGGCTATAAATGCTTAAGAATAGATGAATAACATTATACATGATGGAAGAGTGATATGTCTCTTCAATACTCTGTGAGAGAACACATTTCTCAAGAAAAAATAAAATTAAACCGATTCTATTTTCTAAGAACTACCATTAAAACAAACAATTAAAAATAGGTGTGTGCCATCATGACAACTAAAAAGGAATTTAACAGCTTTGAAGAAATGCTATCAGGTTCTGATGTTCCAGTATTAGTAGATTTTTACGCTGACTGGTGTGGTCCCTGTCAGATGATGGTTCCAATTTTAGAACAAGTCAATCTGCAATTGAAAGACCGTTTACGAATCGTCAAAATTGACACCGAAAAATACACTCAATTAGCAACTCAGTATCAAATTGCTGCCTTACCAACCTTGGTACTATTTAAGAAAGGTCAGCCAGTAGATAGAATTGAAGGAGTACTGCAAGCACCACAGCTAGTCCAACATCTGCAAACCCTGATTTAATTTGGTAATTGGTAATTGGTAATGGGTAATAGGGAAGAAGAAAAAATTACATCTTCTCTATTTACTCTTCCCTGTCACCTGTCACCTGTCACCTATTCTTATGAACGTCGTGCATTTAAACAACACCATTCTTTTCTTTTCCACAGAGTGGCCACAATCCAGCCATTTTGCTCCAAGACATCTGCAACAGCTTTAGATTGTTCTAATAGAATACCGCTAAATATACCCCAGGTACTTGGTTTAGTAAGAACGCCCATTTCTGGAATTAACTCAATAATTACGTCAGCCAAAATATTACATACAATACCATCCACAGGTTGAGCAATCAACTTTGTCAAAAATTCTACACTTCCCTGGGCTGGGATCAAGCGTTCTGAACTAATATCATTGAGAGCGCGATTGCTGAAAGTTGATTTTACAGCCAAGGGATCAGTATCGACCGCATAAACTTTCTCTGCACCCAGTAGTAAAGCACCAATGGAAAGGATACCAGAACCGCAGCCTATATCCGCAATTACCACAGAGTGTTTTTTGTCATCTGTGGCGATGAAAGATTCAGGAAGTTGACTCAGGCGCATTTCCAGCGATTCCAGACACAGTTGGGTTGTAGCATGATTACCCGTACCAAATGCCACACCTGGATCAAGGCGAATCACTAACCGTTCTAATGATTGGGGTAGTGGTAGCCATGCGGGGTTAATCAAGAAGCGATCGCCAATTTCTTGAGGTTGCCAATACTGTTTCCAGCTACTAGCCCAATCTTCCTCATCAATCAAATTCCAGTGTAGCAGCGGAGATGGCAAACCGATACACAAAGCATCTTGACGCAACCATAATGAAAGTGCCGATAAATCCAGTAGTTGTGCTTGAAAGCTGGGCAAATAAGCCTTTAATAGTGAGGAATTTCCTTTGCTTTCACTAGCTGTACCACGACAGCCAAAACCTTCCAGTCGCCAAAAGATAGAATCTTCTAAGTCTGGATCACATAAAATTTTCAGTTCCCACCAAGTATTTGCCATAAAATTTTAAATTACTAGAACAGGGAACAGGGAACAGGGAACAGGGCAAGG
It contains:
- a CDS encoding protein kinase domain-containing protein encodes the protein MIRELGKGSFAVTYLAKDHYLPSQPLCVVKQLHTIHKNNQSVLKLFEKEAIVLEKLGKHPRISTLLAYFPQDDNFYISQEYISGNDLSTEIFHGKRWSEDNVIQLLKEVLAILVFVHTHCYCTGARL
- the trxA gene encoding thioredoxin; the protein is MTTKKEFNSFEEMLSGSDVPVLVDFYADWCGPCQMMVPILEQVNLQLKDRLRIVKIDTEKYTQLATQYQIAALPTLVLFKKGQPVDRIEGVLQAPQLVQHLQTLI
- the prmA gene encoding 50S ribosomal protein L11 methyltransferase, coding for MANTWWELKILCDPDLEDSIFWRLEGFGCRGTASESKGNSSLLKAYLPSFQAQLLDLSALSLWLRQDALCIGLPSPLLHWNLIDEEDWASSWKQYWQPQEIGDRFLINPAWLPLPQSLERLVIRLDPGVAFGTGNHATTQLCLESLEMRLSQLPESFIATDDKKHSVVIADIGCGSGILSIGALLLGAEKVYAVDTDPLAVKSTFSNRALNDISSERLIPAQGSVEFLTKLIAQPVDGIVCNILADVIIELIPEMGVLTKPSTWGIFSGILLEQSKAVADVLEQNGWIVATLWKRKEWCCLNARRS